The window TGCCAAGTTCATGGAAGATCTGAAAATTGCCAGGGGCCTTTACCGGGAACGTATTATGACGGAGATGTTCAATGCATACATGGATGAACCGCTGGCCATCAAAAAAGATGTACTTAACTACGTGAATATGATCATTGGTGTTGATGCAGAGCAACTGGGGCCTGATATGATGTGGAAGTACAAAGATCCCCAGACCGGCGAGCTTCGCGCCCTTAAAATTGACGAGCGCTATATCAAAAACGTTGAAGAGCGTCTGGGACTTAAAACTGATGAGCAGCGTTCATCCTTCAGAAATTCCATTAGAAAAATATATGGCCAGAAATTGTCTGTGGATGCCAATTATGATTTCATGGACAATCTGGAACTGGTCAAAGCTGTTACCGATGTTCGGCTTAAATCGGATATTGCCGGGGCGGGTTCTCTGATTGGGGCTCTGGCCAACAGGACCAACGAAGAGAATCAGAAACTGTATGACAGAATGATTTACACCATGGATCAGAAGCTTGGATACTGCCCCACCTGTGCCCAGAAAACCATAGAGTATTTTTGCAGCCAGGAAGATGACAAGTAACGGTTTACACAGCAAAGGGGACGCGCATGATAACCCTTGATGAATTATTGGAACGGGACCGGCAAAGGGAAGAGGACGGATTCAAACGAAAAATCCGCATTGGTCGAATTGTTAAACCAGGTACCGCAGGCAAGGACAAAATTATTGTGGTGCCCTCCACAGTGGAGGAGAAGTTTGTCCACGATGAACCCTCCGTTGACCCCCAAACCGGGGAAGGAGAACCTTCCAGTGGTACCGGAGAGGGAGAAGAGGGAGATGTCATCGGCGAACAGCCTGTGCGTCCCGAGCAGGGAGAGGGCGAAGGGGAAGGCCAGGGGGCCGGCGAAGGAGACGGTGAAGGCCAGGGGGGTGAACACGAATTCGAATCCAGTGCCTATGAACTGGGCAAGGTACTTTCCCAGGACTTCCAGCTACCCAACCTCCAGGACAAAGGCAAAAGGCGGGCTTTATCCCGCTATACCTATGACCTGACAGACAAACACCGGGGCATGGGGCAGATTCTGGATAAAAAAGCCACGTTGAAGCAGATTGTCCAGACCAATATTGCTCTTGGCAGGATTCCTGATATCAACGACATAGATCCGGGACGGTTTATTATCTCTCCCAGAGACCTTGTTTACAGAATTTTGTCCAAGGAAAAGGAATATGAATCCCAGGCCCTGGTTTTTTTCCTAAGAGATTATTCCGGTTCAATGGGCGGCAAGGTGACCGAAGCAGTGGTGTCCCAGCACGTGATGCTCTATTCGTGGCTGTTGTATCAATACGAAAAACAGGTGGAAACCCGTTTTATTCTCCATGATACCCAGGCAAGGGAGGTGGAGGATTTTTATAAATACCACTCCTATAAAGTAGCCGGCGGGACCAAGGTGTATACCGCTTTTGAACTGGTGAACAAGATCGTGGAGAAGGAGAGTCTGGACAGGGACTACAATATTTATGTTTTCCACGGCACAGATGGAGATGACTGGGACAAAGACGGGGTCAAAACCCTTGAAGAAATAGAAAAAATGATGCGTTATGCCGCCCGCATAGGAATCTCCATTGTAGAGCATTCCTATGTGGGGACAGCGCAGACTGAAGTTGAAAAATACCTTAAAAATTCAGGAATACTTGAAAAGCATAAAACCCATATCAAACTGGATGTCATGAAAGAGGATGTGGACGATTCCAGAATTATTCAGGGGATTAAAAATCTGATATCCTGATAAATGAAGCTCCTGATAAAAAGAAAGGCAGGCCCCAATGGAACTTGTCAGTCAGCATGTTAAAAAAATCATGGAAGAGTGCAAGGTCAGAGCCAGGGATGAAGGGCTCAAGTTTGATGATGAGACTCTTGAATATATCGTCACCAACCGGGACATGATCGAGCTTTCCCCCAAGATTATGATCCCCACCCTTTATGATTACTGGGTTCATGATGTAAGGGTTTTATCCGGCAAAGGCATGTACGAAGCCTATCCTTCCAATCCTTATGAAACCGTTATCAACACTCGCCCGGCCATTTCCTACTATAACGATAATAATCCGGACTGGCTTAATGTCATGATTTTTTATCATGTGCTGGCCCATATTGATTTTTTTCAGAACAATCTATTTTTTATAAATACCTGGGATGTTGATCTTACCGGTCAGGCCCTGGCAGATAAACGTTTGGTTGCCCAGCTCAGAAGCGAAAAGGGACGGCGGTGGGTGGACTATGTCATTGAGTTCTCCCGGGGAATGGACAACCTGGTGGGCTACTACAAAATTTTGGACAGTACGTTGAGAACCCGGAATCAGCCCGTTGAAAGGCTATCCCGGCACGATTACTATTTTGATGTTTTTCTGCAGAAAATAAAACAGGTGTCCCATAACACGTACCTAAAAGAGATTGAACGCTTCAATCAGTGTAAAGATAATATAGCTCAATTTTTTGAACCTGTTCTTTCCCAGTACCCGGAGTTTGAGCAGATGTATAAAAAAATGCGGACGGACAAGGAAAAGCCTGTTTGGGACATCATGGAGTATATTATCCGCAACTCCCCGTTTTTGCGTGCCCAGGAAAACCAGTGGATGAAGTCCGTGATACATATTGTCCGCAGCACCTCAATGTATTTTCAGCCCCAGATTCGTACAAAGATTATGAATGAAGGCTGGGCCAGCTACTGGCACGAATATCTGTTCATGAAGGATAAACGTATCTGCGGGCATGAAACGGATTTCGCAAAGGTCAATGCCATGGTCACCGCACTGCCCAAAGTGGGGCTCAACCCCTATGCCCTGGGCCTGCGCCTGTTTGAACATATAGAAGATATGCAGAACAGGGGATGCTACTCCTTTGAGTATTTCTGCCTCAAAGATGAGAAAAACAGGCAGCACTTTGATAAAGGAGAGAAAAACGGTCATGATTTTATCTTCAAAGTCAGGGAGAATATGAATGACTTCACTTTTATCAACAGGTTTGTGGACCAGGAGTTTTTAGACCGTTACAAACTGTTCGTGACAGGCAAACGATTCAACAGGGAACGTATGAGCTGGCAATACTATATTAAATCCAAAAAAGTTGACGATTATAAAAATATGGTCATCAATACCCTGTATCATCCACCGATGATACAGGTGAATAAAGAAAAATCCAAAGACGGTTTGCTTTATCTTGTCCATGAATTTGAGGGCAAGCCCCTTAAAAAGGATTACATTGAAAACACCATGATCGGTATTGAGTTTTTATGGGGCGGGCCTGTTTATCTTGAAACCAGCGAACCAGATGGGACGGAACCGGCACCCCTACCTTACATCAGTTTTCGGGATCCATCTCCAACAGGTTCCGGAACAGCTGCGAAACCTGAAAAAATTAAGTGGAAAAGGGTGTGTTACATAATGGATAAACGGAAACTGAACAAACGGGAGGTGGCATGACCATGGATACCAATACCAGCTCTACGGATTCCGGTGCAGTTGATTCCGTCAGCCAGGCCCTGGACTTTTTACATCGCAATATCCAGGACTACCAGCGGCATAAGCCCGTTTCTTTCCAGACATTTCTGCAGCTTCTCAATGCCTACCCCGGTCAAATTTTAAGAAATATTTTTCAGTCATTTCATGATATGATTAAAAGTCATGTATCTGAAATAGAAGAGAATTCTGATCGCTCGGCTGTAACCAA is drawn from uncultured Desulfobacter sp. and contains these coding sequences:
- a CDS encoding DUF444 family protein — encoded protein: MITLDELLERDRQREEDGFKRKIRIGRIVKPGTAGKDKIIVVPSTVEEKFVHDEPSVDPQTGEGEPSSGTGEGEEGDVIGEQPVRPEQGEGEGEGQGAGEGDGEGQGGEHEFESSAYELGKVLSQDFQLPNLQDKGKRRALSRYTYDLTDKHRGMGQILDKKATLKQIVQTNIALGRIPDINDIDPGRFIISPRDLVYRILSKEKEYESQALVFFLRDYSGSMGGKVTEAVVSQHVMLYSWLLYQYEKQVETRFILHDTQAREVEDFYKYHSYKVAGGTKVYTAFELVNKIVEKESLDRDYNIYVFHGTDGDDWDKDGVKTLEEIEKMMRYAARIGISIVEHSYVGTAQTEVEKYLKNSGILEKHKTHIKLDVMKEDVDDSRIIQGIKNLIS
- a CDS encoding SpoVR family protein, whose amino-acid sequence is MELVSQHVKKIMEECKVRARDEGLKFDDETLEYIVTNRDMIELSPKIMIPTLYDYWVHDVRVLSGKGMYEAYPSNPYETVINTRPAISYYNDNNPDWLNVMIFYHVLAHIDFFQNNLFFINTWDVDLTGQALADKRLVAQLRSEKGRRWVDYVIEFSRGMDNLVGYYKILDSTLRTRNQPVERLSRHDYYFDVFLQKIKQVSHNTYLKEIERFNQCKDNIAQFFEPVLSQYPEFEQMYKKMRTDKEKPVWDIMEYIIRNSPFLRAQENQWMKSVIHIVRSTSMYFQPQIRTKIMNEGWASYWHEYLFMKDKRICGHETDFAKVNAMVTALPKVGLNPYALGLRLFEHIEDMQNRGCYSFEYFCLKDEKNRQHFDKGEKNGHDFIFKVRENMNDFTFINRFVDQEFLDRYKLFVTGKRFNRERMSWQYYIKSKKVDDYKNMVINTLYHPPMIQVNKEKSKDGLLYLVHEFEGKPLKKDYIENTMIGIEFLWGGPVYLETSEPDGTEPAPLPYISFRDPSPTGSGTAAKPEKIKWKRVCYIMDKRKLNKREVA